The following nucleotide sequence is from Carassius gibelio isolate Cgi1373 ecotype wild population from Czech Republic chromosome A24, carGib1.2-hapl.c, whole genome shotgun sequence.
atcggacctacgcttcaaaagatacggacaggtaagctttggccaatcagatcgcatatgctaacgagggtggaattaatgagggtgaaactcgtttttatctatatacctaaccctaaccctaaccctaaccctacctagctgcaactgaccccaaactagcccctaaaccttaaccctcaaaactgctagccttagccccaaacaaaactgctagccttagccccactgaccgtaacccactgacccctggccccaccgtttttaaacgtgccagtccctagactctgtaaacctttatcaaccagacgcttcatcaaattctgtacagaaatatcataaaactaatatcatattctccaggatataacccttggcttctcggtcgccctctcctggataaaactgtgaatagccatgtgtaaaaaactgattaggattccaatattttagcaggatttgacactccaggcggagctcttgagcggatgacttcactcaaagacatctttccagtctaattttaatgatgcactctctctctctttcacaaacacacacatacactcctgtgcacactcacacgcacgtgtgcacactcacacgcatatgcagtcaaaacacacagacgcacacgaactggctggaaaactatttttattcaggctagtgataccttgttcctaaaaagacaaatgatttgacgggttatttcgtttggatgtatttcttgtttttatcgatgactggcttcctttttgtcacgctttagactgatgtacggtcacattggatttgaaaacgacatcctttcttccatagatccacgctacctgaaagaaggccgccttctgaatccaacgataccagttatgtgcacatcggacctacgcttcaaaagatacggacaggtaagctttggccaatcagatcgcatatgctaacgagggtggaattaatgagggtgaaactcgtttttatctatatacctaacctaactctaaccctaaccctaaccctaacctaactcctaaccctaactctaaccctaaccctaaccctaagctttggccaatcagatcgcatatgctaacgagggtggaattaatgagggtgaaactcgtttttatctatatacctaacctaaccctaaccctaaccctaaccctaaccctacctagctgcaactgaccccaaactagcccctaaaccttaaccctcaaaactgctagccttagccccaaacaaaactgctagccttagccccactgaccgtaacccactgacccctggccccaccgtttttaaacgtgccagtccctagactctgtaaacctttatcaaccagacgcttcatcaaattctgtacagaaatatcataaaactaatatcatattctccaggatataacccttggcttctcggtcgccctctcctggataaaactgtgaatagccatgtgtaaaaaactgattaggattccaatattttagcaggatttgacactccaggcggagctcttgagcggatgacttcactcaaagacatctttccagtctaattttaatgatgcactctctctctctttcacaaacacacacatacactcctgtgcacactcacacgcacgtgtgcacactcacacgcatatgcagtcaaaacacacagacgcacacgaactggctggaaaactatttttattcaggctagtgataccttgttcctaaaaagacaaatgatttgacgggttatttcgtttggatgtatttcttgtttttatcgatgactggcttcctttttgtcacgctttagactgatgtacggtcacattggatttgaaaacgacatcctttcttccatagatccacgctacctgaaagaaggccgccttctgaatccaacgataccagttatgtgcacatcggacctacgcttcaaaagatacggacaggtaagctttggccaatcagatcgcatatgctaacgagggtggaattaatgagggtgaaactcgtttttatctatatacctaacctaaccctaaccctaaccctaaccctaaccctacctagctgcaactgaccccaaactagcccctaaaccttaaccctcaaaactgctagccttagccccaaacaaaactgctagccttagccccactgaccataacccactgacccctggccccaccgtttttaaacgtgccagtccctagactctgtaaacctttatcaaccagacccttcatcaaattctgtacagaaatatcataaaactaatatcgtattctccaggatataacccttggcttctcggtcgccctctcctggataaaactgtgaatagccatgtgtaaaaaactgattaggattccaatattttagcaggatttgacactccaggcggagctcttgagcggatgacttcactcaaagacatctttccagtctaattttaatgatgcactctctctctctttcacaaacacacacatacactcctgtgcacactcacacgcacgtgtgcacactcacacgcatatgcagtcaaaacacacagacgcacacgaactggctggaaaactatttttattcaggctagtgataccttgttcctaaaaagacaaatgatttgacgggttatttcgtttggatgtatttcttgtttttatcgatgactggcttcctttttgtcacgctttagactgatgtacggtcacattggatttgaaaacgacatcctttcttccatagatccacgctacctgaaagaaggccgccttctgaatccaacgataccagttatgtgcacatcggacctacgcttcaaaagatacggacaggtaagctttggccaatcagatcgcatatgctaacgagggtggaattaatgagggtgaaactcgtttttatctatatacctaaccctaactctaaccctaactctctaactctaaccctaacctaactctaacctaaccctaactctaactctatatacctaaccctaaccctaaccctaaccctaaccctaacctctaaacctaaccaggacaaccacgccgcacctaaacctaaccaggacaaccacaccgcacctaaacctaaccagcagAACCACACTACACCTAAAACCTACCCATTCTACCACTAATGGTTGAaacctacaaaattattttttataatataaataatgattataatagcatATTAATTTGAAGTCTCATTTTATTGGGGGGGTGTTGTGGGCCTGGGCTGTGGGGCTCTGCTCGAACGGTGAAAACAGGTGGCCATCAGGAGTATAAGAAGGACAGTGCATTTACCGATGTTGAACTAtgtttcagcttctggatctcaTTCGTTCCTAACCCTAACTCAATTTCGCATTTTACCCTATataccctaactaaccctaaccctaaccctaactctgcCCAACCATTTCTGGGGCTTCAATGCCCTAGATCTTGTATTTTTCATTCCTCTAACCTAACCTCtttctaacctaacctaactttCTAACCTAACCTACCCCCAGGATCATCAGGTGTTTCGGTCCCTTAAACGCTATACACCCTCCTTGTACCTGATGCAACATATATAATTGACAAAATGTGCTAATCCCCAAAGAAGACTGGGCTCCAATTAAGGCCTGTTAGCCCCAGGCCACCTGCCCTGCGTGCTGTCCAAGTGGACCCAGGGAGGCTGGATACTCACCGTACAAGTGACCCTTCGTTAACACCGCAAGGTATCCGGGtcacctagaaaaaaaaaacttaaacctcCCACTCAGTCCACTTTGGCTGAGAGcatgagactggcggatgcacaTTTCTGCACACCAAGCTTCTACCAGTCAACCACTCTTCAAAGTTCATACATTTTAGAACTGAACAGACATCATCCTTACCAGGACAACCGTCAGATGCAGGAACTTTTGCCATGGAGATCCCTTGTATCTTTCATGCACCCCAAACCTTGTCCTAGTCACCTCATCCATGGTGACCCCCAAAAACCATTATATATTGTTTACTGTTTGTCATTAATGCCCTCATCCCCATCCCAATACCtcgcagaacacacacacacacacacactcacacacgcacccTTTCCCCTTCCTTCCGGTTCTTCTCATCCCACCTCAAACCTGACACCATTTCAGTTTATTCGAAAGTTAACAACTCCTTTTATTTCCAGTCCCCAGTTTGAGAAAGCCTGGAACTGCGAGAATTTTGGAGCCACAGAATTGTACCACTGAGCCTTTTGAACTGATAAAACCATTAATTGTTGCCCAATACACAACCGACCAGCCTTTACTGCCCAATATAAAACAAACCTGCCATGATCGGAGCCCGAACTCGAGTCTCTTTGTCCAAAGACCATCACTCTACCACTGTGCCATCAAGCTCTATGTAAGTTGGTCTTCATAATTAAATGAGGGCTATTCCCTGCCCCTTATATTTTatgagggttaggattagggataGGGTTAGGGTTTCATTGTGGATCGGTTCATGGTTATTTCCTGCTTAGAGTTAGGATAAGAGGTATAAATTATTCAAGGCTATTTCCTGCCTTTCATCCTTTGAGGGTTAGGATTAGAGTTTGTATTGGTTCAGGGCTAATAACAGTCTTTCATTCTATGAGGGTTAGGGTTAAGAGTGGGGGTTGGTTCAGGGCCATTTCCTGCCATGCATTTTATGAGGGTTAGGACTGTTCCTCGGACCTAGGACCCTCCAGGTCCTTTGAAAATCCCACAGGTGGGCTTTTTCCTCCAGAGAGTCTGCACCTGGGCCCTCCTTGTCCAACTCCTCTGAAGCCCCCGGTTTCACTAGCCCAGTTCCGGGGATCAGATCCACTTAATCCCCTCCTGCAATTCATCCCAATCCCCTCCTGCAATTCATCCCAGTTAACCTCAGAGTCCCTCTCACTCTTAACCACCACCGAATTCCCCAGTTCCTGTACTCCCTGGATAGGGCACTCCACCTCCCTCCGTtcaggggttagggttagggttaggagggTTTTTTTAGGGGTATGGGGTAGGGTTATATTAGGGTTAGGGTAAGTGAAGggttgttagggttagggttagggtgatTAGGGTTAGtgtgattagggttagggttaggcacTAGACAGAGAGGTGCACTAGAGACAGTTGGCCCTTTATCAAAATTGGAGGTTACTTTACCGCTCCTATTTTAAATACAAGAACACAATTAAAcattgaatagaatagaatagtacaaggtttctaaaaaataattaatcaagcATAATATATAGGTTACAACAATTTTTAATCTAGCTACAGAAGAACACAATAGGGTTGCCTGATATAAACAAATGTAATCACCGAACAGGGCTTCCATCTTGAGAAATACGTAAATATCTTTTaagtttatttacatatatttgtcaatctggcaaccctgtGCATGTGCTCTCTCTCCACTATTAATGCAATTGTCATGTTTGTGTACTTGATAGGAGTTAACATATGTTATGGTTTTATATACTCTGTCTTGTTCTCTAGCCATTGAGGGATATCTTTGGATTAGTCTAGTGATGAGCCGatatatttgtttcttttacTATGAAACATAGTCCCAGCTTTTAAATTCTGTTACTTTTATCATGAAATTTAAACACTAAATGTGTTTTTTAGATAGTCAAGTGCACTACATAGGTTTCATAGATTCAGTgttgcgtttgacactgtcgatcataacattcTAAcattcgtggcctaatggttagagggttggactcccaatcgaagggttgtgggttctagtctcgggccggacggaattgtgggtggggggagtgcatgaacagctctctctccaccttcaataccacgacttaggtgccattgagcaaggcatcgaacccccaactgctccccgggtgccgcagcataaatggctgcccactgctccgggtgtgtgttcactgctctgtgtgtgtgcatttcggatgggttaaatgcagagcacaaattctgagtatgggtcaccatacttggctgaatgtcacttcactcactagagagactggaaaactgggtcgggctttctgggatggtactcaaatagttcaggtcatacttagaagggagaggctaggACAGCATAAGTCTAGgtggacatccatgacatgcggagtcccacaagggtcaattcttgcaccgctcttgtttagcctgtatatgctcccactaatttgcctatcacagctaacctgatgatacccagatttacctagccttatctcaaAAAGTCTACAGCCCcgttgactccctctgccaatgcattgattaaattaatagttggatgtgccagaactttcttcagttaaacaaggataaaactgaagtcattgcatttggaaacaaagatgaagtgttcaaggtgaatgcataccttgactctaggggtcaaacaactaaacaTCAattcaggaatcttggtgtgattctggagacagaccttagtttcagtagtcatgtcaaagcagtaactaaatcagcataatatcatttaaaaaacattgcaagaattagaggttttgtttccagtcaagacttggagaaacttgttcatgcctttatcaccagcagggtggactattgtaatgggctcctcaccggccttcccaaaaagaccattagacagctgcagctcatccagaacactgctgccaggattctgactagaaccagaaaatgtgagcatatcacaccagtcctcaggtccttacactggcttccagttacatttaggattgatttaaaagtacttttactcgtatataagtcactaaatgacctaggtccgaaatatattgcagatatgttcactgaatataagccttacagagcactcagatcactaggatcgagtcagttagaaatatcaagggttcacacaaaacaaggggagtccgccttaagttactatgccgcccacagctggaatcagcttccagaagagatcagatgtgctaaaacactagtcacatttaaatctagacttaaaactcatctgtgtagctgtgcatttattgaatgagcactgtgcaatgtccgaattgattgcactatattttcactgtttatgtaaaatcattttgttttaaattcacttgaaaaaaaaaacttaacaaaaTTGCtcgttttattcttgttattattttactttatgtaaagcactttgctgtaccattgtgtacgaaatgtgctatatgaataaacttgccttgcctagttaTTTCTTGTGTTTGTTTCATGACTCTCTTGACACCGAGCCCCTGAATTGGATTATTTTTTACTGATATggaggttaaaaaaataaaataaaatttatgcaaACCCACAGCACCTTTTACAATGAAATAAAGGTTCGAGCAGAacacaggttttattttatttttgaattattattattagttgtttaTTCATGATGCTGCATGCACctgtacagtaaatacataaatgctCTGGATTTGACTGCAGATGATTCAACAGAAGAAACAACACAGGCACTCGGGAATAAAGGCAGTAAAGCAAAAGTTCAAACTGGACTTTCAACTGAAACCTTTGAAAGTGCACAGATCTGAACCTTGATCCTCATCTACTGGTATTATGATTTCTAAATGGCTCAAACCCATCAGAAACATGTGTGTGTGCCATGTGGTGGAGTGCCGGGACCTCAAGGAGAGCAGACGCGTCCATAGAACAGAACGCTCTTGGAGGGATTGTGGCGTATGAAGAAGAGGAACGGGTGATCAGCGTGAAAGCGCTCAGGACGCATCAGGCAGCGCATCATCATGACGGCACCGGTGGCTGCAGCGGCCTCCGTCCCCTCCTCATTCACTTCAACAAAGGACTTATGCACCACCTTAGACAGCACCAGATCATTTTTCGGGGACAGGCCGGAGAAATCAGCTCTCTGAGAGTCAAACGCATCCACCATTCCCAGGCTGACCAGGAGAGCCTTCATGTCATAGGTTTCCTCCATTCTGAATCTTGGCAGAGACACTTCCACTTCAATCAGATCCATCATGTCAGGTCGGGTCCACTCCACAAAGTTCTCGTAGGTCAGCGCGCTCTCCAGCTGGACAAGAGAGATGTGTTAATGTCACTTAAGCAGAAGACTCATCGTAATAAAAACTAACTGCAGGTGTCTCACCTTCTGCAGGCCGGTGGTGTCGTCCTGCATGGTGTTGGGAAGCATGATCAGCATACTGAGGTCTTTCCCAGCATACGGAAGCTCCAGAATCTGACAGTTCACATCAGGAATGAAGGCCAGAGGAAACTTAGCCTTCTGGAACATCATCTGCACAGGCTTTGATTCTTTCTGTTAACAATCAGTGGAAACGCATTACAGTCATGCTCACTCACGTCACATGACACTGCTGCACAAATCATCAAGGAAACATCAGGAATATTAAACATTCCatgaaggaaaaataaataatctctGGCTGCATCCACATTATAAAAGAGTGCAATCAAAACCAACGTATCTTCAGACTCTGGTCATCAGAAATTAGATTCATGACTAGAGCTAAAACAGGAACAGATTTTGCCCCTTTTAAACACTTATCTATGAAGTAAGGAAATGCTTGACCTAATTCAATACTACTGAACTTATGCACACACAGTCAGTTAATTattctaatcttttttttaatataaatttattgaattttatttatgtatttgaggACTGCTGACAACTTATTTCCATTATTTGGAAGTTCGATTTCAGCCATTAGCAAGTCAAATGTTTCACAAGGCAAGTTCCTTTATATCTCAAACACAAAGTTTATGAAGAAAAAGAGTTAATTAGATATACCACATAAGCTGAAATGAGAGAATGCAGTGCACACTAAGAGTAAAAGTCCTTGTGAACTCTGACCTTGTTGATCTTGAACTGCTTCTCTTGGGTGTGTTCCTCTCTGAACTTCCTCTCCCAGCTCCCCTTGAAGTAGATGGCGTTCACCAGCACCAGTCTGGTCAGCGAGTCCACGTCACCCTCTGCCAGCAGATCCTTGATCTTCTCTGGGATTACAAACCCACACGGCAggaattttatgtttattattagtgGTACAGTATGTAATCAATCATCaacagtaaagtttttttttgcttcatcTTCCTAAAAAGAGGATAAAACAGTTTTTGCACCTTGTGTCTGTTTCTCCACCCAGGTGTTGATGTTGACACGAGCTGCGTCTGCATTACTGCTGAAGTCCACAGTCTCCAGTTCAGCCTTGTACAGGGTTTTTGTGTCACTTAGAAATTTCTGTAACAATCGAGAGAAGGAATACTGACATATTGCACACATCgagaaaatcaaagaaataaagcagattttatttatttttcttttcattattcaTGTAGTGTTAACATTTGATAAAGGAGACATTCATCAGACATTCAAACACTACATTTACAGGAGTCGCATCTGTCCTCTCTGTGtgtgaataaacagtgctcaccTCGATGAACGTGTAGGACTGATCTCCATAGAGGCGACTGGCCAGACTCAGTGCGTACGGAGCTCCGGCTCTGTTGATCTCACTCAGGAGTTTGCTGAAGCCAGCGTGGATTTCACCCTCTGCTTCAGGAAAATGCAGAGTCTGGAGACAGACAGTCACTGAAAGTTTCCTTCATGCTGAAGTTAGATGTGGCTGATATTGAGCAAACATCTGAACCCAAAGCTAAGCCCTCTTCATCTCCCATGTAAAATGACAAGAAGTTAAAATCAGTTATAGGCAAAAGTTTTAAATTAAGAAGAGTTGCATTCAACCTTGCCTTGATGTGGTTCATGAGAAGTACATGGTTATCAATTATGTTATTCTGTACAAGAGAACAGCAAAGACACCAAATATGACTACAAAGATGACACACCTTCTGCATTCAGTCTTTACTAGTCACCCGCCACCAAAAGAGAactcaaaccacttctgtgtgcaGCCCTGCTGACGCATGAGCACTGTGCTATTGCTACGGCGATGCCCTTTGACCCTCAGAGCATTATTATGACATTTATCAACATTCATTGCGTAAAAGGGTTAACTATCTGATCTGTACAACCACTACAATACTCCAGTTTGAAAGGTTTCAGATTACATTATGAAACAGCAGAACAAGCTGCCATATTAAACAATGTCACTATAATCTGTCAAATACAGTGCATTATATCAGCAGCAGCTCATCGTTTTCACTGAAGATGTGAtcaacattatttaatgtaaaatgtatttaattttttatgtaataaaaattagtTAAAGATTTAATCTTACAAATtattgttttgattatcattctgtcAAAATCAAATTTATTCATGAATTAACCTAAACTGGTATCAGCTTCATGACTGATTTACAAACCCTGGGCTGATAACAACAGACCATTTCACAACAGTTTACTGCTTTACTGTGGTAACAACACCCTGATCTTTCCAAAGGTGGACCAGCCCAGAACACATCCGCTCTGTGACGGAGTCAGAAACACTATCTCACAGTCGTAAACACTTCATCACGAGAGACCGTAAGAAAACAGCAGATCCATCACGTCATCCATTGTGAAGTGATTTATGCAATCTTAATAcatcacattaaaacattttagtgtCTTTGCTCTCTTTATGCTGTTGGGAAGTACTCATTACTGTATTTGAAGTTTACCATTAAGATAAAGATTGGACTCACAGGGGAACTTTATGACTATATAATCCCAAATCAAGATGTGCTGTAATCGGATGAGTTTGAGACTGACCCGGGACATCTGAGACGCAGTGTTTCCTCCGGCTCCGAGAGACAGCATAGAGAGAGCAGCAGAGATGCTGAGAGGAGAGTAGAAGACATTGGCTGAAGCCTGTCCCTCAGAGATCTTCTGGAAGAGACTGAGAGAGAAGCGTGTGTGTGCCGCAGACAGATGCTCCATTCTGACacactgaacacaaacacagacagaactCAGTGTTTACACACCATTATATGGACTGCTTCATGAGAATGAATAATCACTATGAAGAGGAACACTTTGAACACATACAATCTCCATTTCAAATCCatagtcaagtcatctttatttatatagcgctattAACCATACAAATTGTCTCAAAGCACTTACAGTATTTAATATGAA
It contains:
- the serpinb1l3 gene encoding serpin peptidase inhibitor, clade B (ovalbumin), member 1, like 3; amino-acid sequence: MEHLSAAHTRFSLSLFQKISEGQASANVFYSPLSISAALSMLSLGAGGNTASQMSRTLHFPEAEGEIHAGFSKLLSEINRAGAPYALSLASRLYGDQSYTFIEKFLSDTKTLYKAELETVDFSSNADAARVNINTWVEKQTQEKIKDLLAEGDVDSLTRLVLVNAIYFKGSWERKFREEHTQEKQFKINKKESKPVQMMFQKAKFPLAFIPDVNCQILELPYAGKDLSMLIMLPNTMQDDTTGLQKLESALTYENFVEWTRPDMMDLIEVEVSLPRFRMEETYDMKALLVSLGMVDAFDSQRADFSGLSPKNDLVLSKVVHKSFVEVNEEGTEAAAATGAVMMMRCLMRPERFHADHPFLFFIRHNPSKSVLFYGRVCSP